A portion of the Citrobacter rodentium NBRC 105723 = DSM 16636 genome contains these proteins:
- a CDS encoding polymorphic toxin type 25 domain-containing protein, which produces MNRNCYRIIFNKARGMLMVVADIARSGRAGTSLSSRTGYPHRQRICRVTPLAFSLWLASGMVHSVSAAGIVADHGAPGHQQPTITQTASGIPQVNIQTPSAGGVSHNTYSQFDVGNQGVILNNAHNNVQTQLGGMVAGNPWLAKGEARIILNEVNSRNPSQLNGFVEVAGKKAQVVIANPAGISCDGCGFINANRATLTTGQPQMKNGSLTGFSVERGEIQITGKGMDASRTDYTDIIARSVKINAGLWAQDLKVTTGRNNVDIAHGQIEKKTGDVSSQPQMALDVASLGGMYAGKIRLVGTETGVGVRNAGHIGAQAGAVTLTADGRIENSGSISAKADVHLATTRELHNSGSVYAGQDTQIQSDGVFTHTGSVASRRNTRIQTARLIGGERSLLAAGVKDDGRLAAAGNLTVSTTGELAAHGQVLSGGDMQLKGQGLDLSNSRIQGQHTELNATSGNLSTQNAQLSAGTLSARTAGQFSNNGGTINADTLQISAQSLSNHRGKLIQTGTGDFSLNLPGGVDNREGLLAANGAVRLDALSLDNRKGKVQAAQSGSLQVRTTGAVDNQQGSLIASRDILINTQALNNDNGLISAAAGTGRIKAQQAVSNTEGRMESAGRLDISAGNLNNHQGTVVADGLSVTLDGALDNTSGRLLSQKTLSVSGSELVSDDGLIQSGSDMTLDVQDGVLSNRNTKTRGGISSAGTLTVRAGMLNNQQGFMAGQKDMTLNTGTLDNRQGVLGSQASLQISSGTLMNQKGALKAGTDMLLSGGDVSNQEGTLAAGRDLNAHLNVLENQQGTVVSNGNSRLDVTRSDNQGGRLVAQQSLTLSSKDIINDAGGLIQSGATLNLRADTLSNRNSGDRGGVISQGPMTLNAGTLDSTAGVLLSGDALSLTAGVVNNTSGQVVANGQIVANGLPGRNSLALNNQSGLIQGKGISINTAGQTLDNRGGTLNSLQELTVSTGAMDNRGGTVGAKTTADLSTTSLDNREGGRLVSEGELRLHTGGLQNSHGQIQSVGDMLLNSVRGVVDNVSGLIRSGSAITLNALQFINRHTQNTGQGLEAQTIHITTQDLDNQEGSILADRALTVMADRTLSNNDGVLSSGATLSVSGRQLAFSNRDGVVKAGQSVSVDAGQLGGDGKLLSLGDMTLKSNTTFSNSGQTIANGNLTLSVNGDVSNTGSLLAGSRLDLNSIRLENTEKGEISAGQTWLNVTDTLLNRGLIDGKYTRLQANTLTNSGTGRIYGDAVGVSAATFYNLEENGVAATLAGRERVDLGVQTLNNRTHSLIYSAGDMHTGGMLDANGAATGKAGVLNNHSATIEAAGYLVLSAGQINNVNDHFTTERVVVSTEKVTEYQLSGSDKRWSAGEPGVYVDNDSSNSLKKLHTPEGARDKFTQYDYTRTVEETRVKESDPGKILSGAGMTIVADKLLNDKSQVVAGGLLDMQAGDVENVSVSGERHVTDSGTSTYYYRIRKKGKDKQGEKTSQYTPPTVIQTITLKPGELTSHGQVQGSHVTLSPLKPQGTDVQTGLTGNVDATVAGTDRIPLRPVVSAGEPVILLPGQQFEVSTPQGSIHVAGPDTRLPDSSLFKTNPAVNVPYLVETDPRFTNQKTWLGSDYMQKAFSQNGDNMLKRLGDGFYEQRLIREQVVALTGQRYLDGYSNDEEQFKALMDAGIAFGKQYNLTPGVALTAEQMALLTGDIVWLVNTTVTLPDGSTQTVQVPQVYARVKPGDVNSAGALIAGRDMVMKLDGDLFNSGKLAGKQTVQLSAENIHNQAGTIQGANVSLTARTDINSTGGLLQAMDSLLAMAGRDISLTTTTRTAQRDAGQNHFERTSIDSVAGVYVQNDQGRLVLQAGRDMNLTAATVVNQGKDSLTQLSAGRDMTLSTVTTSAQDNITWDKNNRLSQDVTQSTGSTLAGNGDVTLTAGRDMTSQAASLSAQKGLALMAGHDVTLTGAQNTRSLDEYHKVTGSSGMLSKTTTTTHDVTDRRTMTGSELNGDTVSIGAGHNLNVTGSSVAGDNRVSLAAGNNLSIGTLTESNRETHLKQEKKSGLMSSGGVGFSMGSQSLKVTDTATDTTQKGSTVGSVYGDVSLQAGNRLTVNGSDLIAGRDMALSGKEVSITAATDQHVQTHTVEQKTSGLTLALSGTAGSALNTTVDTVQAAKSAGNSRLEALQGVKAALSGAQAVQAGRLADAQGADAGNNNTVGISLSYGSQSSKSEQQSEQTVAKGSTLTAGNNLSIQATGSGVKGVDGDLTIQGSQIKAGNNLLLQANRDVNLVSAENTSKLEGKNTSSGGSVGVGVGVGSGGWGISVSASANQGKGSEKGNGTIHTETSVDAGKQLTIISGRDTTLTGAQAGGETVKVDAGRHLTLTSEQDSDRYDSKQQNASAGGSFTFGSMSGSASVNLSRDKMHSNYDSVQEQTGIFAGRGGFDVTTGQHTQLNGAVIASTATADKNRLDTGTLGFSDIENRADFKTEHQSTGLSTGGSVAGNFLGNMANNLLVGANHEGHADSTTQSAVSAGNITIRDTQSQKQDVADLNRDAAHANQTLSPIFDREKEQQRLQQAQLIGEIGNQVADIARTEGQIAGEKAKRDPAALNQARAELEAKGKPFTEQDVAQRAYNNGMAASGFGTGGKYQQAIQAATAAVQGLAGGNLSAALAGGAAPYIAEIIKQTTLDGAGRVAAHAVVNAALAVAQGNNALAGAAGAATGEVVGMIATQMYGKPVSELSETEKQTVSTLATVAAGLAGGLVGDSGASAVAGAQSGKTTVENNALSELVPPRVQQDTSLAIDLGQKGQGYGEINNAIDASHLGPSWGTEYKVKTNGKIEVSGGIGPALKGEMKVNNDYFSVSTGYTKEFGAKAGASIGIDFGPYDFGVFGDLHRDYSTSIGYGPGSVGLSVGQDGLGFSFSVGPSIGFTGSSTVPHSEKIEMNGDTTKEIYHYDFK; this is translated from the coding sequence ATGAACAGAAATTGTTACCGCATTATTTTTAACAAAGCCCGGGGAATGCTGATGGTGGTGGCAGATATTGCCCGTTCCGGTCGCGCCGGTACATCACTGTCCTCCCGCACAGGATATCCACACAGGCAACGTATCTGCCGTGTCACGCCGCTTGCATTCTCTTTGTGGCTGGCGTCGGGGATGGTGCATTCTGTCAGTGCTGCAGGCATTGTCGCAGACCATGGCGCACCGGGGCATCAGCAGCCCACGATTACGCAGACGGCCAGCGGCATTCCGCAGGTGAATATTCAGACGCCTTCTGCCGGCGGGGTTTCACATAATACATACAGCCAGTTCGACGTCGGTAACCAGGGCGTCATTCTGAATAATGCCCATAACAATGTGCAGACTCAACTGGGTGGCATGGTGGCCGGGAACCCGTGGCTGGCTAAGGGAGAGGCCAGAATCATTCTTAATGAAGTGAACAGTCGCAATCCCAGCCAGTTGAACGGTTTTGTTGAGGTTGCCGGGAAAAAGGCGCAGGTGGTGATTGCGAACCCGGCCGGCATCAGTTGCGACGGGTGCGGTTTTATTAATGCGAACCGGGCCACGCTGACCACGGGGCAGCCTCAGATGAAAAACGGCAGTCTGACCGGATTCAGTGTTGAACGTGGTGAGATTCAGATTACGGGCAAAGGGATGGATGCCTCGCGCACGGATTATACCGATATCATTGCCCGGTCTGTGAAGATTAATGCGGGTCTCTGGGCGCAGGACCTGAAAGTGACCACAGGACGTAACAATGTGGATATCGCGCACGGGCAGATTGAGAAAAAGACCGGAGATGTCTCTTCACAGCCTCAGATGGCACTGGATGTGGCCAGTCTTGGCGGAATGTATGCCGGAAAAATTCGCCTTGTCGGTACGGAAACGGGGGTGGGTGTTCGTAACGCCGGTCATATTGGTGCACAGGCAGGGGCGGTTACCCTGACGGCTGACGGACGAATTGAAAACAGTGGCAGTATCAGTGCGAAAGCGGATGTACATCTGGCGACAACCCGGGAGCTGCATAACAGTGGTTCTGTTTATGCGGGGCAGGATACGCAGATACAGAGTGATGGTGTATTCACCCATACAGGCTCTGTGGCATCACGTCGCAACACCCGGATTCAGACAGCGCGTCTGATCGGCGGTGAGCGGAGTCTGCTGGCCGCCGGGGTGAAAGATGACGGACGTCTGGCGGCAGCGGGCAACCTGACTGTCAGTACCACCGGCGAACTGGCGGCACACGGACAGGTTCTGTCCGGTGGGGACATGCAACTGAAGGGGCAGGGGCTGGATTTAAGCAACAGCCGGATACAGGGACAACATACTGAGCTGAATGCAACCAGTGGAAATCTGTCCACACAGAATGCGCAACTGAGTGCCGGTACGCTTTCCGCCCGGACTGCCGGGCAGTTCAGCAATAATGGCGGTACGATAAATGCCGACACACTGCAGATATCGGCACAAAGCCTGTCAAACCACAGGGGTAAACTGATTCAGACGGGAACAGGGGATTTTTCACTGAACCTGCCGGGAGGTGTGGATAACCGGGAAGGGCTGCTTGCGGCAAATGGCGCGGTGCGCCTGGATGCACTGAGCCTTGATAATCGCAAGGGGAAAGTGCAGGCGGCGCAGTCAGGTAGTCTGCAGGTGAGGACAACCGGCGCCGTGGATAACCAGCAGGGAAGTCTGATTGCCAGCCGTGACATCCTGATTAATACACAGGCGCTGAATAACGACAACGGACTGATTTCAGCTGCTGCCGGAACGGGCAGGATAAAAGCACAGCAGGCTGTCAGCAATACTGAGGGGCGAATGGAGTCCGCCGGCAGGCTGGATATTTCGGCAGGGAATCTGAATAACCACCAGGGTACGGTAGTGGCTGACGGGCTGTCTGTGACGCTGGATGGTGCGCTGGATAATACGTCCGGCAGACTGCTTTCACAGAAAACGCTGTCTGTGTCAGGCAGCGAACTGGTCTCTGATGATGGTCTGATTCAGTCCGGCAGTGACATGACGCTGGATGTACAGGACGGGGTACTCAGTAACCGTAACACGAAAACACGGGGTGGTATCAGCAGCGCCGGTACCCTGACAGTGCGGGCCGGTATGCTGAATAATCAGCAGGGTTTTATGGCGGGTCAGAAGGATATGACCCTGAACACCGGAACGCTCGATAACCGTCAGGGCGTGCTGGGGAGTCAGGCGTCATTGCAGATATCGTCAGGTACGCTGATGAACCAGAAAGGCGCACTGAAGGCCGGGACGGATATGTTGCTGAGTGGTGGTGATGTCAGTAATCAGGAAGGGACGCTTGCCGCCGGCAGAGACCTGAATGCGCACCTGAATGTGCTGGAAAATCAGCAGGGGACGGTGGTCAGCAACGGTAACAGCAGGCTGGATGTTACCCGCTCTGATAATCAGGGTGGCAGACTGGTGGCACAGCAGTCACTGACCCTCTCCTCGAAAGATATCATCAACGATGCCGGCGGCCTGATACAGAGTGGTGCCACACTGAATCTCCGTGCTGACACACTGAGTAACCGTAACAGTGGTGACCGGGGCGGGGTTATCAGTCAGGGGCCGATGACGCTGAATGCCGGCACACTGGACAGCACTGCCGGTGTGCTTTTGTCGGGAGATGCTCTGTCCCTGACTGCAGGCGTGGTTAACAATACATCCGGTCAGGTGGTGGCGAACGGTCAGATTGTGGCGAACGGTCTGCCCGGCCGGAACAGTCTGGCGCTGAACAATCAGTCCGGTCTTATTCAGGGGAAAGGTATCAGCATTAATACCGCAGGCCAGACGCTGGATAACAGAGGCGGTACGCTGAACAGCCTGCAGGAACTGACTGTCAGTACCGGAGCAATGGATAACCGGGGCGGGACCGTGGGGGCGAAAACGACAGCTGACCTGAGCACCACCTCGCTGGATAACCGTGAGGGGGGCCGGCTGGTCAGTGAAGGTGAACTCCGTCTGCATACGGGAGGTCTGCAGAACAGCCACGGACAAATACAGTCTGTGGGCGACATGTTGCTCAACAGTGTACGGGGCGTTGTGGACAACGTCTCTGGTCTGATTCGCAGTGGTTCCGCCATTACGCTGAACGCCCTGCAGTTTATCAATCGCCACACGCAGAATACCGGCCAGGGGCTGGAAGCGCAGACAATACACATCACGACGCAGGACCTTGATAACCAGGAGGGCAGTATTCTGGCAGACAGGGCGCTTACGGTTATGGCAGACAGGACGCTCAGTAATAATGACGGCGTCCTCTCTTCCGGCGCGACATTGTCTGTCAGTGGCCGTCAGCTGGCGTTTTCGAACCGTGACGGCGTGGTTAAGGCCGGGCAGTCAGTATCTGTGGATGCCGGTCAGCTCGGTGGTGACGGGAAACTGCTTTCGCTGGGCGATATGACGCTGAAAAGTAACACAACGTTCAGCAACAGTGGTCAGACTATTGCGAACGGAAACCTTACGCTTTCCGTTAATGGCGATGTCTCTAATACCGGCAGCCTGCTGGCAGGCAGCCGGCTTGACCTCAACAGCATCCGCCTTGAAAACACAGAGAAAGGTGAAATCAGTGCCGGGCAGACCTGGCTTAACGTGACGGACACACTGCTGAACCGTGGGCTGATTGACGGGAAGTATACGCGTCTTCAGGCGAACACCCTGACGAATTCCGGTACCGGGCGAATCTACGGCGATGCTGTTGGTGTCAGCGCTGCCACATTTTATAATCTGGAAGAAAATGGCGTGGCGGCGACGCTGGCCGGGCGTGAGCGTGTGGACTTGGGGGTACAGACCCTGAATAACCGGACGCACAGCCTGATTTACAGTGCAGGTGATATGCATACTGGTGGCATGCTGGATGCGAATGGCGCCGCCACGGGGAAAGCCGGTGTACTGAATAATCACAGTGCCACGATTGAAGCCGCCGGATATCTGGTACTGAGTGCCGGACAAATCAATAACGTCAATGACCATTTCACCACGGAGCGCGTGGTGGTTTCCACGGAAAAGGTGACTGAGTATCAGCTCAGCGGCTCAGATAAACGCTGGAGCGCCGGTGAACCGGGCGTTTATGTGGATAACGATTCCAGTAACTCACTGAAAAAACTGCATACACCGGAAGGCGCCAGAGATAAATTCACGCAGTACGATTACACCCGTACCGTGGAAGAAACCCGGGTAAAAGAATCCGACCCGGGAAAAATTCTGTCCGGTGCCGGCATGACGATTGTGGCAGACAAACTGCTTAATGATAAGAGTCAGGTTGTGGCAGGTGGCCTGCTGGATATGCAGGCCGGTGATGTGGAAAACGTCAGTGTCAGCGGAGAGCGCCATGTTACGGACTCAGGGACATCCACGTATTATTACCGTATCAGGAAAAAAGGAAAGGATAAGCAGGGGGAGAAAACCTCTCAGTACACACCGCCCACTGTCATTCAGACCATCACGCTGAAGCCGGGAGAGCTCACCAGCCACGGACAGGTTCAGGGCAGCCATGTCACGCTTTCTCCCCTGAAGCCACAGGGAACGGATGTACAGACAGGACTGACCGGAAATGTGGATGCGACAGTAGCCGGTACTGACCGGATACCGCTTCGCCCGGTGGTGTCTGCCGGTGAACCGGTCATTCTGTTGCCGGGGCAGCAGTTTGAAGTCAGTACACCTCAGGGCAGTATCCATGTTGCCGGGCCGGATACCCGTCTGCCGGACAGCAGCCTGTTTAAAACAAATCCGGCAGTGAATGTGCCATATCTGGTTGAAACGGACCCGCGTTTTACGAACCAGAAGACGTGGCTGGGCAGTGATTACATGCAGAAGGCGTTTTCTCAGAACGGGGATAACATGCTCAAACGCCTGGGGGATGGTTTTTACGAACAGCGTCTGATTCGTGAGCAGGTTGTCGCTCTGACCGGGCAACGGTACCTGGACGGATACAGTAATGATGAAGAGCAGTTTAAGGCATTAATGGATGCGGGTATTGCATTTGGTAAGCAATACAACCTGACACCAGGTGTGGCGCTGACTGCTGAGCAGATGGCGTTACTGACCGGTGATATTGTCTGGCTGGTTAACACCACGGTGACACTGCCGGATGGCAGCACGCAGACGGTTCAGGTACCTCAGGTGTATGCCCGTGTAAAACCCGGTGATGTGAACAGTGCCGGTGCGCTGATTGCCGGCAGGGACATGGTGATGAAGCTGGATGGTGACCTGTTTAACAGCGGTAAACTGGCCGGGAAGCAGACCGTGCAGCTCAGTGCAGAAAACATTCACAACCAGGCCGGCACCATTCAGGGAGCAAATGTCAGCCTGACGGCCCGGACGGATATTAACAGTACCGGCGGGCTGCTGCAGGCCATGGACAGCCTGCTGGCGATGGCCGGACGGGATATCAGTCTGACCACCACCACCCGTACGGCACAGCGCGACGCCGGGCAGAACCATTTTGAACGTACCAGCATCGACAGTGTGGCCGGCGTGTATGTGCAGAACGACCAGGGAAGACTGGTGCTGCAGGCCGGACGGGATATGAATCTGACGGCTGCAACGGTGGTGAATCAGGGTAAGGACAGCCTGACGCAACTCAGTGCCGGCAGGGATATGACGCTTTCCACAGTGACCACATCCGCGCAGGACAATATTACCTGGGACAAAAATAATCGTCTGTCGCAGGACGTCACACAGAGTACGGGCAGCACGCTTGCCGGTAACGGTGATGTCACGCTGACCGCCGGACGGGATATGACGTCACAGGCGGCATCGCTGTCAGCTCAGAAAGGCCTGGCCCTGATGGCGGGTCATGACGTGACGCTGACCGGTGCACAGAATACCCGCTCGCTGGATGAATACCATAAAGTGACCGGCAGCAGCGGGATGTTATCGAAAACCACTACAACCACGCATGATGTCACTGACCGCCGGACCATGACGGGCAGTGAACTGAACGGGGATACGGTCAGTATCGGCGCCGGACATAATCTGAACGTCACGGGCAGCAGTGTGGCCGGGGATAACCGTGTCTCCCTGGCTGCCGGAAATAACCTGAGTATCGGAACGCTGACAGAAAGCAACCGTGAAACACACCTGAAACAGGAGAAAAAATCCGGGCTGATGAGCTCCGGAGGTGTGGGATTCAGCATGGGCAGCCAGAGCCTGAAAGTCACGGACACCGCAACAGATACCACACAGAAAGGCAGCACAGTGGGGAGTGTTTACGGTGATGTTTCCCTTCAGGCAGGTAACCGGTTGACCGTCAACGGCTCTGACCTGATTGCCGGCAGGGACATGGCACTCAGTGGGAAGGAGGTCAGCATTACCGCCGCCACTGACCAGCATGTGCAGACACATACGGTGGAGCAGAAAACCTCCGGTCTGACGCTTGCCCTGTCCGGCACAGCGGGCAGCGCCCTGAATACGACGGTGGATACCGTACAGGCGGCGAAATCTGCCGGAAACAGCCGGCTTGAAGCCCTGCAGGGGGTGAAGGCCGCGCTCTCGGGGGCTCAGGCCGTGCAGGCCGGACGACTGGCAGACGCGCAGGGCGCCGATGCCGGAAATAATAACACGGTGGGCATCAGCCTCTCTTACGGCAGCCAGTCTTCGAAATCAGAACAGCAGTCAGAGCAGACGGTGGCGAAGGGCAGTACACTGACCGCAGGTAATAACCTCAGTATTCAGGCCACCGGCTCCGGCGTGAAGGGCGTGGATGGTGACCTGACGATACAGGGCAGTCAGATAAAGGCCGGGAACAACCTTCTGCTGCAGGCAAACCGTGACGTGAATCTGGTATCAGCAGAAAACACGTCAAAGCTGGAAGGAAAGAACACATCCAGTGGTGGCAGCGTGGGTGTCGGTGTTGGTGTGGGCTCCGGAGGCTGGGGTATCAGTGTTTCAGCCAGCGCAAACCAGGGTAAGGGCAGTGAAAAAGGCAACGGTACCATCCATACAGAAACCTCGGTGGATGCGGGAAAACAACTGACCATTATCAGCGGGCGGGACACCACACTTACCGGCGCGCAGGCTGGCGGTGAAACGGTGAAAGTGGATGCCGGTCGTCATCTGACACTGACCAGTGAGCAGGACAGTGACCGTTATGACAGTAAACAGCAGAATGCCAGCGCCGGAGGCAGCTTCACTTTCGGGTCCATGAGCGGTTCGGCGAGTGTGAACCTCAGCCGGGATAAAATGCACAGCAACTATGACAGCGTGCAGGAGCAGACAGGGATTTTTGCCGGCAGGGGCGGGTTTGATGTCACCACCGGACAGCATACGCAGCTGAACGGTGCGGTGATTGCGTCCACGGCAACGGCAGATAAAAACAGGCTGGATACCGGCACACTGGGCTTCAGTGACATTGAAAACCGGGCTGACTTTAAAACGGAACATCAGAGTACAGGGCTCAGTACCGGTGGCAGTGTTGCCGGAAATTTCCTGGGGAACATGGCAAACAATCTGCTGGTAGGTGCAAATCATGAAGGCCATGCGGACAGTACCACGCAGTCGGCAGTGTCTGCCGGAAATATCACCATCCGGGATACGCAGAGCCAGAAACAGGATGTGGCAGACCTGAACCGTGACGCAGCACATGCAAATCAGACGCTGTCCCCCATCTTTGACAGGGAAAAAGAGCAGCAGCGACTGCAGCAGGCGCAACTCATTGGTGAGATTGGTAATCAGGTGGCAGATATTGCCAGAACGGAAGGACAGATAGCCGGTGAGAAAGCGAAGCGGGACCCGGCAGCCCTGAATCAGGCCCGCGCAGAGCTGGAGGCAAAAGGAAAACCGTTCACGGAACAGGATGTGGCGCAGCGGGCCTACAATAACGGTATGGCGGCCTCAGGTTTTGGAACGGGAGGCAAATATCAGCAGGCGATACAGGCCGCAACGGCAGCAGTACAGGGACTGGCTGGCGGTAATCTGAGTGCAGCCCTGGCAGGTGGTGCAGCACCGTATATTGCTGAAATTATCAAACAGACTACCCTGGACGGTGCGGGACGTGTGGCCGCCCATGCCGTGGTGAATGCCGCACTGGCGGTGGCACAGGGTAATAACGCTCTTGCCGGTGCCGCAGGGGCTGCCACCGGCGAGGTGGTGGGAATGATAGCCACACAGATGTACGGTAAGCCGGTGAGTGAACTGAGCGAGACAGAGAAGCAGACTGTTTCGACACTGGCAACGGTTGCTGCCGGTCTGGCCGGTGGTCTGGTGGGAGACTCGGGGGCTTCAGCCGTAGCCGGCGCACAGTCAGGTAAGACGACGGTTGAGAATAATGCGTTGTCTGAGCTTGTGCCGCCTCGCGTACAGCAGGATACTTCTCTGGCAATAGATCTTGGACAGAAAGGACAAGGTTACGGAGAAATTAACAATGCGATAGATGCTTCTCATCTTGGACCTTCATGGGGGACAGAGTATAAAGTCAAGACTAATGGAAAGATTGAGGTTTCGGGTGGAATAGGTCCTGCCCTTAAAGGTGAGATGAAAGTTAACAATGATTATTTCTCTGTTTCTACAGGATATACAAAGGAGTTTGGTGCTAAAGCTGGTGCTTCAATTGGTATTGATTTTGGCCCATATGATTTCGGTGTATTTGGTGACTTACATCGTGATTATTCAACTAGTATTGGTTATGGTCCAGGTTCAGTAGGTCTGTCCGTTGGGCAAGATGGACTTGGTTTTTCCTTCTCTGTTGGGCCAAGTATTGGTTTTACAGGTTCTTCTACTGTTCCTCATTCTGAAAAAATAGAGATGAACGGCGATACTACAAAGGAAATATACCACTATGATTTCAAATGA
- a CDS encoding toxin-activating lysine-acyltransferase, giving the protein MRNGKYDVLSPLYSGEPVNEAEVLGAAVWLWMHSPLHRDAPLHTLPDLLLPVIKHRQYVVATEQGRPVFFMSQAWLSPEAEARFLTQPAILMPQSDWNSGDRMWVCDWVAPFGHTPDMSRLVRQDIFPRLCWRSLYHRGQQTGLRVMNFRGAQVSREEARQWRVQHPLAVDVPER; this is encoded by the coding sequence ATGCGTAACGGGAAATATGACGTTCTGAGTCCCCTGTATTCCGGTGAGCCGGTCAATGAGGCGGAAGTCCTGGGGGCGGCCGTCTGGTTGTGGATGCACTCCCCCCTGCATCGTGATGCGCCACTGCATACCCTGCCGGACCTGCTGCTGCCGGTGATTAAGCACCGACAGTATGTGGTGGCAACAGAGCAGGGGCGACCGGTTTTCTTCATGAGCCAGGCCTGGCTCAGCCCGGAGGCAGAGGCGCGTTTTCTTACGCAGCCGGCAATTCTTATGCCTCAGTCGGACTGGAACAGTGGCGACCGGATGTGGGTCTGTGACTGGGTTGCCCCTTTTGGACATACCCCGGATATGAGTCGTCTTGTCCGGCAGGATATTTTTCCCCGTCTGTGCTGGCGTTCGCTGTACCACCGTGGGCAGCAGACCGGGTTGCGGGTGATGAATTTCCGGGGTGCACAGGTCAGTCGTGAAGAGGCGCGCCAGTGGCGTGTGCAGCACCCGCTTGCTGTGGATGTGCCGGAGAGATAA
- a CDS encoding ShlB/FhaC/HecB family hemolysin secretion/activation protein, producing the protein MSVLLSPLSLQAADIRRSGEDTFIIQQQRQEALEQQLMPSAPDVRLSAPGSFAHKINFPVETPCFQIKQTELEGADALPHWLPLQKIANGAVGHCLGAKGINLLMSTLQNRLVDHGYVTTRVLAPSQDLKSGILRLVIIPGVVRHVRLTPDSDDYIQLYSSFPAHEGSLLDLRDIEQGLENMQRLPGVQADMEIVPGEQPGESDILITRKQDKYWRLGFSLDDSGTRSTGRYLGGITFSLDNPFSLSDLLYVSATHNFPHYGGKGSKNYTAHYSVPFGYWQFSVTASDYDYHQTVAGAVEGYQYSGESQNLGMQLSRVLHRNGTQKTVLTYDVQARRSRNYINDTEIQVQRRQTAAWRLGLQHRHYISQAILDAGVSWQRGTRWFGAQPAPEEIFGEATALSKILQMNASFNLPFTLAEQPFSYSFRYQRQLSNTPLTPQEQFAIGNRWTVRGFDGERTLNASNGWYIRNDLAWRTPLPEQELYLGMDYGEVGGAGSEYLVGRHLAGGVVGLRGQLFSTDYDVFIGRPFSKPAGFMTSDVTAGFNLFRDF; encoded by the coding sequence ATGTCTGTTTTATTATCGCCTTTATCTCTTCAGGCAGCGGATATCCGGCGTAGTGGAGAGGATACATTTATCATTCAGCAGCAGCGTCAGGAAGCCCTTGAGCAACAACTGATGCCTTCAGCCCCTGATGTTCGCCTTTCTGCACCTGGCTCTTTTGCCCATAAGATTAATTTTCCTGTTGAAACGCCCTGTTTTCAGATTAAACAGACGGAACTGGAGGGGGCTGATGCGTTACCACACTGGTTGCCTTTACAAAAAATCGCCAACGGGGCGGTCGGGCATTGCCTGGGGGCGAAAGGAATTAATCTGCTGATGAGTACATTGCAGAACCGTCTGGTCGATCATGGTTATGTCACCACCCGGGTTCTGGCACCTTCGCAGGATTTAAAAAGCGGTATCCTCCGGCTGGTTATTATTCCCGGTGTTGTGCGACATGTGCGTCTGACACCGGACAGTGATGACTATATTCAGTTGTATTCCTCATTCCCGGCACACGAAGGCTCTCTGCTGGATTTACGGGACATTGAGCAGGGGCTGGAGAATATGCAACGACTGCCGGGTGTGCAGGCTGATATGGAAATTGTACCCGGTGAGCAGCCAGGGGAAAGTGACATTCTTATTACCCGCAAACAGGACAAATACTGGCGACTGGGGTTTTCGCTTGACGATTCAGGTACCCGCAGCACAGGGCGTTATCTCGGTGGTATAACATTTTCTCTGGATAATCCTTTTTCCCTGAGCGACCTGCTGTATGTTTCTGCCACCCATAATTTTCCACATTACGGGGGTAAGGGCAGTAAAAACTACACGGCCCATTACTCTGTGCCTTTCGGTTACTGGCAGTTTTCCGTCACCGCCAGTGATTACGATTACCATCAGACGGTAGCTGGTGCGGTTGAGGGTTACCAGTACAGTGGCGAGAGTCAGAATCTGGGCATGCAGCTGAGCCGGGTACTGCACCGTAACGGGACGCAGAAAACGGTGCTGACTTACGATGTTCAGGCCCGCAGGTCGCGTAACTACATTAATGATACGGAAATCCAGGTGCAGCGCCGGCAGACAGCGGCCTGGCGACTTGGGCTGCAGCACCGCCATTATATTTCGCAGGCCATACTGGATGCCGGCGTCAGCTGGCAACGGGGAACCCGCTGGTTTGGCGCACAGCCGGCACCGGAGGAAATCTTCGGTGAGGCAACGGCGCTCAGTAAGATCCTGCAGATGAATGCGTCCTTTAATCTGCCCTTTACACTGGCAGAGCAGCCCTTCAGTTATTCCTTCCGGTATCAGCGCCAGCTGAGCAATACCCCGCTGACCCCACAGGAACAGTTTGCCATCGGTAACCGCTGGACGGTACGTGGTTTTGACGGGGAGCGAACGCTGAATGCCAGTAACGGCTGGTATATCCGCAACGACCTGGCCTGGCGTACGCCACTGCCGGAGCAGGAGTTATATCTGGGAATGGATTACGGCGAGGTGGGGGGAGCCGGCAGTGAATACCTGGTGGGACGTCATCTGGCCGGTGGTGTTGTGGGGCTGAGGGGGCAACTGTTCAGTACGGATTATGACGTTTTCATCGGTCGTCCGTTTTCAAAACCGGCGGGTTTTATGACGAGTGATGTGACAGCCGGTTTTAATCTGTTCCGGGATTTCTGA